In the Streptomyces cinnamoneus genome, CAGACCACCCCTTGCCTCTTCTTCGAACTGGCGTGTGCAGCATTCGTATGCTCCGGGCATGAAACTCTTTCGGTGGCGTGGCCGAGGCGAAGCCGCTCAGACGATGACAACCCCTTTGGCCCAGGCCATGGCCCTGTACCAGGCGGGGCGCTATGCCGAGGCTGAGGCCGAGGCGCGCTCCGTGGCTGCGGCCCGGTCCCGGCCGCGCGACGACACCTACGCGCCGCTGGCACTGGGTATCGCCGCGCTCGCTGCGGGCGCTCAAGGCCGCCACGCCGATGCCGTCACCACATACGACGCCCTGCTTCCGGTCTTCGGCAGGATCTTCGGCGCCGAACACCCGCAGACGCTGAAACTGCGCTCGGACCGCGCCCAGGCGCTGAGCGCACTCGCCCGGCACGCCGAATGCGAGGCGGAGTGCGGGGCCGTCGCCCGGGTCGCAGCCCGCGGCACAGGCCCGGAGATGGCGCTCATCACCACGGCCGCCCGCAACGGGCAGATCTTCGCCCTCACCGCGCTGGGCCGCCACTCGGAGGCAGAGGCGCTGGCGTGCGAGGCACTCGCCGCCCATCGCGAACCGGACCGGTTCACCCTGGTCCTGCGTCTCGGTCTGGCCCGCAGCCTCAACGGCCAGGGCCGCCACGAGGAGGCTCTCGCTGAGGCGGAGCGCGCCGACGAGCTGCGCCGCCGTCTGCCCCAGGAGCAGCGCCGCTCGGAAACCG is a window encoding:
- a CDS encoding tetratricopeptide repeat protein; translation: MTTPLAQAMALYQAGRYAEAEAEARSVAAARSRPRDDTYAPLALGIAALAAGAQGRHADAVTTYDALLPVFGRIFGAEHPQTLKLRSDRAQALSALARHAECEAECGAVARVAARGTGPEMALITTAARNGQIFALTALGRHSEAEALACEALAAHREPDRFTLVLRLGLARSLNGQGRHEEALAEAERADELRRRLPQEQRRSETGAVKVAMATALLGLGRATEARPLAADAHDACLAAFGPDHRRSAEAKALLDRIDSA